The Acidimicrobiales bacterium DNA segment ACCGTGGTCGCCGGCAACTGTGGCGTCGGGTTCGCGCCCGTGCGCCCCGGTCAGGAGGCATGGCTGGTCGAACTCATGGAGGGGGTCGAGGACATCCCCGGCACGGCGTTGCACGAGGGCATCCAGTGGGAGTGGGAGACCTTCCCCGAGTACCTCGATGCGCTCGGGCGCCGCGAGTACGCCATGGACATCGCCGTGTTCATGCCGCACGCACCGCTGCGCGTCTACGTGATGGGCGACCGGGGTGCGAACAACGAGGACGCCACCACGGACGACATCGCCGAGATGGCCCGACTCGTGCGCGAGGGCGTCGAGGCCGGCGCCATCGGCTTCTCGACCTCGAGATCTCTCAACCACACGTCACTCGCCGGCGACCTCGTGCCCGGCACCTACGCGGGCGTCGACGAGCTGTCCGGTCTCGCCGCGGCGGTCGTCGACGCAGGCGGCGGCATGTTCGAGGTCGTGCCCATGGGCGAGACCGGCGCCGACCACGACATGACACTCGGTGAGATCTCGCTGCTCGCCGATGTGTCGCGGCGCACCGGACTGGCGGTGTCGTTCCTGATGGTCCAGTCGATGGGTGCACCGGAGCTGTGGCGAGATCAGCTCGCAATGGTGACCGAGCAGAACGCCGCCGGCGCGAAGCTGATTCCCCAGGTCGGCGCACGGCCCGGCGGCATGCTGCTGGGCGCGGCGTCCTACCACGGCCTCATGCGTCGCCCCACGTATCGCCGCCTCGAGGAGGAACTGTCGCTCGACGACCTCCTGGCCGAGTTGAGAAAGCCCGAGGTGAAGGCCGCGATCCTCGCCGAGGACGACCTTCCCCAGGATCCCGGCCGCCAGTTCGAGGGACTCACCGACTCGACGGCACACATGTGGCACCTGATCTTCCCGTTCGACGGCGAGCCGGACTACGAGCCGACCGCCGAACAATCGGTCGCCGGTATCGCCGCGGCCACGGGCACCGACCCGTGGGAGGTCCTCTACGACCACCTGGCGTCGGGGCAGTACCTGCTCGGGGCGTTCACGAACTACCCGCAGATCACCCAGGACCCCCTGGCTGAGATGATGATGCACCCCGAGACCGTCATCGGCCTCTCCGACGGCGGCGCCCACGTGAAGATGATCTGTGATGCGTCGGTGCCGACCTACCTGCTCACCCATTGGGCGCGCGACCGCTCGCGGGGTGCCACCCTTCCGCTCGAGACGATGGTCAAGAAGCAGACGGCTGACACCGCAGCGGCGGTCGGCCTCACCGACCGGGGTCTGGTCGAAGTGGGCCGACGAGCCGATCTC contains these protein-coding regions:
- a CDS encoding amidohydrolase family protein encodes the protein MFDLLISGGTIVDGTGGTPFVGDVAVTDGRIVAVGATLDGEAAEIIDATGLLVTPGFVDIHTHYDGQATWDPVLDPSASHGVTTVVAGNCGVGFAPVRPGQEAWLVELMEGVEDIPGTALHEGIQWEWETFPEYLDALGRREYAMDIAVFMPHAPLRVYVMGDRGANNEDATTDDIAEMARLVREGVEAGAIGFSTSRSLNHTSLAGDLVPGTYAGVDELSGLAAAVVDAGGGMFEVVPMGETGADHDMTLGEISLLADVSRRTGLAVSFLMVQSMGAPELWRDQLAMVTEQNAAGAKLIPQVGARPGGMLLGAASYHGLMRRPTYRRLEEELSLDDLLAELRKPEVKAAILAEDDLPQDPGRQFEGLTDSTAHMWHLIFPFDGEPDYEPTAEQSVAGIAAATGTDPWEVLYDHLASGQYLLGAFTNYPQITQDPLAEMMMHPETVIGLSDGGAHVKMICDASVPTYLLTHWARDRSRGATLPLETMVKKQTADTAAAVGLTDRGLVEVGRRADLNLIDFEGLTLHAPRPVDDLPAGGRRILQDATGYTATIVNGVVTRRNGADTGARPGRLIRT